aaaattttaagatCTTCATTGCATCGCATCCTATTTAAAAGGCAATACAAACAAAaccagaaaaaaaaacgtGCCATAGGCACTTTAAAGTTCAATATCCTCGAAGGAAATCAATACCATGTCATCTGTTAAAACGTCGATATCAACTTCAAATAACACAATTAGCGCAACGGCCAAACTATGGGAGCCAAAGGACCATATCCCAAATTCAGTAAAGGAGTTCCTAGATCTGACGCAGCCAAATTATTTACTAGGACTTCTCAACGTCATACAACAgttaaaaattcaaaagagaACCGGCTGGCTAGACTACGGCATGTCAGTTGCTGAAAGTGAAAGTATCTCTGATCATATGTACCGTATGTCAATTATATCAATGTTAATCTCCAATCCTAACGTAAATCGTGATAAGTGCATGAGAATTGCTCTAGTACATGATATGGCAGAGGCCATTGTTGGGGATATAACACCTGTTGATGCCATTGGTAAGGAGGAGAAGCATAGAAGAGAATGGGAAACGATGAAATATGTATGTAATGAATTAATCAAACCTGTAAGCGAGATTGCTGCAAGGGAAATCATGGAGGCATGGTTAGACTACGAAAGGATCGAGTCGTTAGAAGCCAGATACGTTAAAGACATAGATAAATATGAATTATTGGTTCAATGTTTCgaatatgaaaagaaacaCAATGGGAAATTGAACTTTCAAGATTTTTTCAGCACCGTTGAGAACATCAAAACTGATGAAGTTATCAAATGGACCAAGGAATTGATTAGTTTACgtgaaaaattctttgcATCTCTGTATAAATAagtatatatttttaatgaatatCCCATAAGTTATCGTGACCAAACATTATACTACCTAGAGAATGTCTCAAAAGTATGGATAGTATGCCAATggaaaattgaatcaataGTATT
The genomic region above belongs to Kazachstania africana CBS 2517 chromosome 7, complete genome and contains:
- the KAFR0G03550 gene encoding 5'-deoxynucleotidase (similar to Saccharomyces cerevisiae YBR242W and YGL101W; ancestral locus Anc_6.157), producing MSSVKTSISTSNNTISATAKLWEPKDHIPNSVKEFLDLTQPNYLLGLLNVIQQLKIQKRTGWLDYGMSVAESESISDHMYRMSIISMLISNPNVNRDKCMRIALVHDMAEAIVGDITPVDAIGKEEKHRREWETMKYVCNELIKPVSEIAAREIMEAWLDYERIESLEARYVKDIDKYELLVQCFEYEKKHNGKLNFQDFFSTVENIKTDEVIKWTKELISLREKFFASLYK